In the Aliarcobacter cryaerophilus genome, one interval contains:
- a CDS encoding Fur family transcriptional regulator, with protein sequence MIKENFSNIKLTSARKSILDILINSSKPLSYEDIKDKISMDKATFYRNITIFEEENLINSFESNDKKRYFEIKDIEHSHFICNNCSNIECIFEKPNFLLQDYKIENIILKGKCKECNKNG encoded by the coding sequence ATGATAAAAGAAAATTTTTCAAATATAAAACTTACAAGTGCCAGAAAATCTATCTTGGATATACTTATAAACTCAAGTAAACCATTAAGTTATGAAGATATAAAAGATAAAATATCTATGGATAAAGCAACTTTTTACAGAAATATCACGATTTTTGAAGAAGAAAATCTTATAAACTCTTTTGAGTCAAATGATAAAAAAAGATATTTTGAAATAAAAGATATTGAGCATTCACACTTTATTTGTAACAACTGTTCAAATATTGAGTGTATTTTTGAAAAACCAAACTTTCTTTTACAAGATTATAAAATTGAAAATATTATCCTAAAAGGAAAATGTAAGGAGTGCAATAAAAATGGCTAA
- the nhaA gene encoding Na+/H+ antiporter NhaA, with translation MKNQYKFIRSFISTATLSGIQLFLVTVLAVYIANSMFAPQYFELLKTHFSFSFGTHTFSMSLQHWINDVLMALFFLVVGLEIKRDMLVGELSSPKKASFPIIAALGGMIIPAILYLSVNQSHPTGFGIPMATDIAFALGILMLLGKRVSLSLKVFLVTLAVVDDLGAIVVVAIFYTSELHYDFLLYSVLTYFILMIFNYFNLVRVMPYLFIGIFLWIFIHSSGIHSTIAGILLAFVIPLKAKNTTVEEIEEHNSKSPLLRVEHALHNFSAFIIMPVFAFANAGVELDFASVIENKTIVLGVFLGLLIGKPIGILASTYLATKFKISEKPANVTWSEILAVGFLAGIGFTMSIFISVLAFDDPHIVSAVKIGIFASSISAAVIGVIFLLIVGKKETQKEFLEGLNDK, from the coding sequence ATAAAGAATCAATACAAATTTATAAGAAGCTTTATATCAACTGCAACTTTAAGTGGAATTCAGCTCTTTTTGGTGACAGTTTTGGCTGTTTATATAGCAAACTCTATGTTTGCTCCACAATATTTTGAACTTTTAAAAACACATTTTAGCTTCTCTTTTGGAACACACACTTTTTCTATGAGCCTTCAGCACTGGATAAATGATGTTTTAATGGCACTATTTTTCTTAGTTGTTGGTCTTGAAATAAAAAGAGATATGCTAGTAGGTGAGCTTTCAAGTCCAAAAAAAGCATCATTTCCTATAATTGCAGCACTTGGAGGGATGATTATTCCAGCAATATTGTATCTAAGTGTAAATCAATCTCATCCAACAGGATTTGGAATTCCTATGGCTACAGATATTGCTTTTGCCTTAGGAATTTTAATGCTTTTAGGAAAAAGAGTTAGTCTATCTTTAAAAGTATTTTTAGTAACTTTAGCTGTTGTAGATGATTTAGGAGCAATAGTTGTAGTTGCAATATTTTATACAAGTGAACTTCATTATGACTTTTTACTTTATTCAGTTTTAACATATTTTATTCTTATGATTTTTAACTATTTTAATCTAGTACGTGTTATGCCTTACCTATTTATTGGTATTTTTCTATGGATTTTTATACATAGTTCTGGTATTCACTCTACAATAGCTGGAATTCTTCTAGCTTTTGTAATTCCTTTAAAAGCAAAAAATACAACAGTTGAAGAGATTGAAGAGCATAACTCAAAAAGTCCACTTTTGAGAGTTGAACATGCACTTCATAACTTTAGTGCATTTATTATAATGCCTGTTTTTGCATTTGCAAATGCAGGTGTTGAACTAGATTTTGCAAGTGTTATAGAGAATAAAACAATTGTTCTTGGAGTATTTTTAGGTTTACTTATTGGTAAGCCTATTGGAATTTTAGCTTCAACTTATCTTGCAACAAAATTTAAAATTAGTGAAAAACCAGCAAATGTAACTTGGAGTGAAATTTTAGCAGTTGGATTCTTAGCAGGAATTGGATTTACTATGTCAATTTTTATCTCTGTTTTAGCTTTTGATGATCCACATATTGTAAGTGCGGTAAAAATTGGTATTTTTGCTAGTTCAATTAGTGCTGCAGTTATTGGAGTTATTTTTCTTCTAATTGTGGGGAAAAAAGAGACACAAAAAGAGTTTCTAGAAGGTCTAAATGATAAATAG
- a CDS encoding HMA2 domain-containing protein, whose amino-acid sequence MINSETIIRISSYFTIIAHTPGRLRVRVNPKIVNEAENISLDDITNLPKKISGIEDIKINKIIASVTIIYNPTIFKPKLWEDLIKNENIDEITQIINNLSKEAI is encoded by the coding sequence ATGATAAATAGTGAAACTATCATAAGAATTTCTAGTTATTTCACAATTATTGCACATACTCCTGGAAGATTAAGAGTTAGAGTAAATCCAAAAATAGTCAATGAAGCAGAGAATATATCTTTAGATGATATTACAAATCTTCCAAAAAAAATATCTGGTATTGAAGATATTAAAATAAATAAAATTATAGCTTCTGTTACAATTATATATAATCCTACTATTTTTAAGCCAAAACTATGGGAAGATTTGATAAAAAATGAAAATATAGATGAAATAACACAAATTATAAATAATCTATCAAAGGAGGCTATATAA
- a CDS encoding ferritin-like domain-containing protein: protein MPIDYNILIKKRVDLNSNINIDEQILQIAIYDEFKAYETYSKIIETFGNIDPFINIKESEAVHYSMLIKLAEKYSVEVPINDWKDKIEIPNNLIECYELGVAAEIENIAMYNNLLINSTKSDITDALFRLQAASFNNHLPAFRSCVINYYNSFHSSSNSSEDIMQKMQEYQEIVNNLMNGNIDENTISNLSSKLFSNISFQFLGGAVSGAAIVALLNQFLENQNSNKE from the coding sequence ATGCCCATAGATTACAATATTTTAATTAAAAAAAGAGTTGATTTAAATTCAAATATAAATATTGATGAGCAGATTTTACAAATCGCTATTTATGATGAGTTTAAAGCTTACGAAACTTATAGCAAAATAATTGAAACTTTTGGAAATATAGATCCATTTATCAATATTAAAGAGTCTGAAGCAGTACACTATAGTATGCTTATAAAATTAGCAGAAAAATATAGTGTAGAAGTTCCAATAAATGACTGGAAAGATAAAATAGAAATCCCAAACAACTTAATAGAGTGTTATGAATTGGGAGTTGCAGCAGAGATTGAAAATATTGCTATGTACAATAATCTTTTAATAAATTCAACAAAAAGTGATATTACAGATGCACTTTTTAGACTTCAAGCTGCCTCTTTTAACAATCATTTACCAGCTTTTAGATCTTGTGTAATAAATTACTACAATAGCTTTCACTCTTCTTCAAATAGTAGCGAAGATATTATGCAAAAAATGCAAGAGTACCAAGAGATTGTAAATAATCTTATGAATGGAAATATAGATGAAAATACAATTTCAAATCTTAGTTCAAAACTATTTTCAAATATAAGTTTTCAATTTTTAGGTGGCGCTGTTAGTGGAGCTGCAATTGTAGCACTTTTAAATCAATTTTTAGAAAATCAAAATTCAAACAAGGAGTAA
- a CDS encoding heavy metal translocating P-type ATPase, translating to MNKKFIKVHQIGLRARYKLEILKDNFIDEDILKGYFNNFSEIQSIRVNKKAYSIIFELKKDIFQDIEKRLKTITLENLLKSASKSEASVCVSCTSNKEPSIKGTLLATTALVAERLVTNNSLKAAITSVASVPLLIDGTKELFNDGLTSHVLEAAAVAISIYRKDYLAANSTNAMLELGEYIEETTVHKSDDLLKELARPNIEEAWVERKVDGKVVEVLVKTAELKVGDIVVVGAGSTIAIDGHIIDGAGTINQVSMTGEAEPIAKYRGDRVISGTIVEEGRFRIWAEQVGANTATQRIKHYIENSLNEKSSAQLKANRLADKLVPVTLGLATAAYIFTKDFQRVASVLQADYSCALKLATPVAFKSTISKAGHSGIMIKGAKSIEALSSADTFVFDKTGTLTSGELEVISVDSYDKNWSEEKLLNLTASTEEHYFHPVAEAVVKAAKERGFVHMHHEEVQFIVAHGVKTEIKGKNVVIGSRHFLEDDEKIDFSSYKKDIENSLKKSDTLLYVGYDGKLLGTIGLSDELRENTKESIKRLKSLGVKNIVMLTGDTKTKALKIADELGINEVKAELLPQDKANIVKELMQEGKKVAFIGDGINDAPALISSHVGISMSRGADIAKATADISLLKDDIAAVVEAKEFANKTMNLINTNFNATVGINSAILLGATFGLFSPIVTAVLHNGTTIGLLLNSIKGVKLAKK from the coding sequence ATGAATAAAAAATTTATAAAAGTTCATCAAATAGGACTTAGAGCTAGATATAAGCTTGAAATACTAAAAGATAATTTTATAGATGAAGATATTTTAAAAGGTTATTTTAATAATTTTAGTGAAATACAAAGTATAAGAGTAAATAAAAAAGCATATTCAATAATATTTGAACTCAAAAAAGATATCTTTCAAGATATAGAAAAGAGATTAAAAACCATTACTTTAGAAAATCTCTTAAAATCTGCATCAAAAAGTGAAGCTAGTGTTTGTGTATCTTGTACATCAAACAAAGAGCCATCTATAAAAGGAACTCTACTTGCAACTACTGCTTTGGTTGCCGAAAGATTGGTTACAAATAATAGTTTAAAAGCTGCTATTACAAGCGTTGCTTCAGTTCCTCTTCTAATTGATGGTACAAAAGAGCTTTTTAATGATGGTTTAACTTCTCATGTACTTGAAGCAGCAGCTGTAGCTATTTCTATTTATAGAAAAGATTATCTTGCAGCAAACTCAACAAATGCTATGTTAGAGCTTGGTGAATATATAGAAGAAACTACTGTTCATAAAAGTGATGATTTACTAAAAGAGCTAGCTCGCCCAAATATTGAAGAAGCTTGGGTTGAAAGAAAAGTAGATGGAAAAGTAGTAGAAGTTTTAGTAAAAACAGCTGAACTAAAAGTAGGTGATATTGTAGTAGTTGGAGCAGGAAGTACTATTGCAATAGATGGTCATATAATAGATGGAGCAGGTACAATTAACCAAGTATCAATGACTGGAGAGGCAGAACCAATAGCAAAATATAGAGGAGATAGAGTAATATCTGGAACTATTGTCGAAGAAGGAAGATTTAGAATTTGGGCTGAGCAAGTTGGTGCAAATACGGCAACTCAAAGAATAAAACATTACATAGAAAACTCTTTAAATGAAAAGTCATCTGCTCAGCTAAAAGCAAATCGACTTGCAGACAAGCTAGTTCCTGTTACTTTAGGATTAGCAACCGCTGCTTATATTTTTACAAAAGATTTTCAAAGAGTTGCATCTGTACTTCAAGCTGATTACTCTTGTGCTTTAAAACTTGCAACTCCTGTTGCTTTTAAATCTACAATTTCAAAAGCTGGTCATAGTGGAATTATGATAAAAGGTGCAAAATCTATTGAAGCACTAAGTAGTGCTGATACCTTTGTTTTTGATAAGACAGGAACTCTTACAAGTGGTGAATTAGAAGTTATAAGTGTTGATTCCTATGATAAAAATTGGAGTGAAGAGAAGCTTTTAAATCTTACAGCTTCAACAGAAGAGCACTATTTTCATCCTGTAGCTGAAGCTGTTGTAAAGGCAGCAAAAGAGAGAGGTTTTGTACATATGCATCACGAAGAGGTTCAATTTATAGTAGCCCATGGTGTAAAAACAGAAATAAAAGGTAAAAATGTAGTAATAGGAAGCAGACATTTTTTAGAAGATGATGAAAAAATAGATTTTTCTTCATACAAAAAAGATATTGAAAACTCTTTAAAAAAGAGTGATACTTTACTATATGTTGGATATGATGGTAAACTTTTAGGAACTATTGGACTTAGTGATGAGTTACGAGAAAATACAAAAGAGAGTATAAAAAGATTAAAATCTCTTGGTGTAAAAAATATTGTAATGCTAACAGGAGATACAAAAACAAAAGCTTTAAAAATTGCTGATGAGTTAGGTATTAATGAGGTAAAAGCCGAACTTTTACCTCAAGATAAAGCAAATATTGTAAAAGAGTTGATGCAAGAGGGTAAAAAAGTTGCTTTCATTGGAGATGGTATAAATGATGCTCCTGCTCTTATATCTTCTCATGTTGGAATTTCAATGAGTCGTGGAGCTGATATAGCAAAAGCAACTGCTGATATTAGTCTATTAAAAGATGATATCGCTGCTGTTGTTGAAGCAAAAGAGTTTGCAAATAAAACCATGAATTTGATAAATACTAACTTCAATGCAACTGTTGGAATAAATAGTGCAATTCTTTTAGGTGCAACTTTTGGTCTATTCTCTCCTATTGTAACAGCTGTATTACACAATGGAACAACAA